A region from the Lentimonas sp. CC4 genome encodes:
- a CDS encoding NAD(P)H-hydrate dehydratase, translating into MKALPCAHPVLSCQQAATFEASVLADESAEWSAMQKAGIGIAKAVCLDYQELQPLPQGLNVLALIGKGNNGGDALIACGQLLADFPRARVTLIFAVDPASLKPLAARAYQQLKGRVSAHQVDAGSDEATIWELLKSASGGRAYDICIDGLLGMSFQPPVREPLRALIEAVNQYDQIHLRAAVDLPSGKGDASDELSFQADFTYATGITKQVLFDGIAGCGRVRSIDLGFFTTPEGAEVDATEMVLNDSVLDPLRKLRPAAVDKRTFGHIFIVGGSAFMPGALLMAVQAAVRSGVGLVTAFAPASVAATLAAQVPEAIWVPWPESSNGTLSPRAMPLLFDRIDQATAVLIGPGMGKDRNTEKVVQEIVQKVALPVILDADALRTRALELSLKRKPEMGAVILTPHMGEFMRMAKLGQPDYSNQTLINFCKSYRVMTVLKAAHTRLCDGETVWYNICGGPVLSRGGSGDVLAGLIGGMVAQDNASAQTSVARGMVLHGQAAQHLARELGQVMVHTTQLLEYLPKVLRGDS; encoded by the coding sequence ATGAAAGCGTTACCGTGTGCCCATCCTGTTCTTTCCTGTCAACAAGCTGCAACATTTGAGGCTTCTGTTCTCGCGGATGAATCTGCCGAATGGTCAGCGATGCAAAAGGCGGGGATCGGGATCGCTAAGGCGGTCTGCTTGGACTACCAAGAACTACAGCCATTACCACAGGGGCTGAATGTCTTGGCCTTGATCGGCAAGGGTAACAATGGCGGCGATGCCTTGATCGCATGTGGGCAGTTGCTCGCAGATTTTCCACGAGCGCGAGTCACCTTAATCTTTGCAGTCGATCCCGCGTCTTTAAAGCCCTTGGCCGCACGCGCGTATCAGCAGTTGAAAGGCCGTGTGAGTGCACATCAAGTGGATGCTGGCAGTGATGAGGCCACGATTTGGGAGCTGCTTAAGAGTGCTTCCGGTGGTCGCGCGTATGATATTTGCATTGATGGCTTGCTGGGTATGTCCTTTCAGCCACCAGTGCGTGAGCCTCTGCGTGCCTTGATCGAAGCGGTCAATCAATACGATCAAATACATCTGCGGGCTGCGGTCGATTTACCCAGTGGTAAGGGGGATGCGTCTGATGAGTTGTCGTTTCAGGCGGATTTCACTTATGCGACGGGTATTACGAAGCAAGTGTTGTTCGATGGGATCGCAGGATGCGGTCGCGTGCGTAGCATCGACCTAGGATTTTTTACAACGCCTGAAGGTGCTGAGGTCGACGCCACTGAGATGGTTTTAAATGACAGTGTGCTCGATCCGCTTCGTAAGCTGCGACCTGCCGCGGTCGATAAACGCACCTTCGGTCACATCTTTATCGTTGGTGGATCGGCCTTTATGCCTGGTGCTCTATTGATGGCGGTGCAGGCGGCGGTGCGTTCGGGCGTGGGACTGGTGACGGCGTTCGCGCCTGCTTCGGTGGCTGCGACGCTAGCTGCTCAAGTGCCTGAGGCGATTTGGGTGCCATGGCCTGAAAGTTCGAATGGCACGTTGAGTCCAAGGGCCATGCCGTTGCTCTTCGATCGTATCGATCAAGCGACTGCGGTATTGATCGGCCCAGGAATGGGCAAAGATCGCAACACCGAAAAGGTGGTTCAAGAGATCGTGCAGAAGGTCGCGTTGCCCGTTATCTTGGATGCGGATGCGTTGCGAACACGTGCCTTAGAATTGTCACTGAAACGTAAGCCTGAGATGGGGGCTGTTATTTTAACGCCACATATGGGTGAGTTCATGCGGATGGCAAAGCTGGGTCAGCCGGACTATTCGAATCAGACATTGATCAACTTTTGTAAGAGCTACCGCGTGATGACAGTGCTCAAGGCCGCACATACACGGCTCTGTGATGGTGAGACCGTCTGGTATAATATATGCGGTGGCCCAGTGCTATCACGGGGTGGCAGTGGAGATGTGTTGGCCGGTCTGATCGGGGGGATGGTTGCTCAGGATAATGCCAGTGCGCAGACCTCGGTCGCCCGTGGCATGGTGCTGCATGGCCAAGCGGCTCAACACTTAGCTAGGGAGCTTGGTCAAGTGATGGTGCATACCACACAGTTGCTGGAGTATCTGCCTAAGGTA
- a CDS encoding pyridoxine 5'-phosphate synthase has translation MTTSASKILLGVNVDHCATVRQARFREHALDHGNEVEPDPVAFALLCEKAGADGITIHLREDRRHVQDSDVRRAREQIGTRLNLEMACTPAMIEYALELKPDSVCLVPESREEVTTEGGLDIVGQKARVGEVVAAMTDAGIITSLFIDPDPAQIEASAELKAPWVELHTGAYANAYYGERRAAELEILRKGAELAHSLGLVVNAGHGINYTNITEVLEIPHLHELNIGHTIVSRALFVGVEQAVREMKAYLV, from the coding sequence ATGACTACTTCCGCTTCTAAAATTCTTCTTGGTGTCAATGTCGACCACTGCGCGACAGTGCGTCAGGCGCGCTTTCGTGAGCATGCGCTTGATCATGGTAACGAGGTGGAGCCAGATCCAGTGGCGTTTGCGCTGCTCTGTGAAAAGGCCGGGGCCGATGGCATTACCATTCACCTGCGTGAAGATCGTCGCCATGTGCAGGATTCGGATGTGCGCCGTGCGCGTGAGCAAATCGGCACGCGTCTCAACCTAGAAATGGCCTGCACACCTGCGATGATCGAATACGCGCTGGAGCTGAAGCCAGATTCGGTCTGCCTCGTGCCGGAGAGTCGCGAAGAAGTGACGACTGAGGGCGGTTTGGATATCGTCGGGCAAAAAGCACGCGTGGGCGAAGTCGTCGCTGCGATGACGGATGCGGGCATTATCACGAGTTTATTTATCGATCCCGACCCTGCGCAGATTGAGGCCTCGGCCGAGCTAAAGGCTCCTTGGGTCGAGCTGCATACCGGTGCGTATGCGAATGCGTATTATGGCGAGCGTCGTGCTGCGGAGCTAGAGATTCTACGCAAGGGCGCGGAGCTCGCGCACAGTCTCGGACTCGTAGTGAATGCAGGGCACGGCATCAACTATACCAATATCACGGAGGTGCTGGAGATCCCGCATCTGCATGAGTTGAACATTGGGCATACTATTGTGAGCCGAGCTTTGTTTGTCGGCGTAGAGCAGGCGGTTCGCGAGATGAAGGCGTATTTGGTCTAG